One part of the Astatotilapia calliptera chromosome 9, fAstCal1.2, whole genome shotgun sequence genome encodes these proteins:
- the LOC113029162 gene encoding uncharacterized protein LOC113029162: protein MSSDLAENIGRAVLSAIQRFSGNAPSTSQTPQHLESSNAPGPSRPAVSTGIPYCSVPLPSVPQAHATRSHFVRKNKTCKHYTKDVVCLPLSSTSTFLIPRGDSRAKLAQDGLIGKISFTSDWSEAQLREEIAAIFRRTFALSTGQTFPFEYLSTIRGCKRLMKPNVSSSFLWGGQEVGSICSTTCLYIMAGIQKPAQEEPEELSDSDFESPVCRRRRVHHALSTTPGESEAKHQETESCIQESENEGQAEGQQMFPYNVAEFVPIFLEEDEALEEAIQRSLLEESDRQSEVHISRSFKKLSKEEIEGLLRAHSEKVITPGTRQLHISRANVWSTALRQFKRPKFAESCEMLYVTFASDEHDTEEDAADLGGPRREFFRLLVKAIFQDSGAFEATPNGCTLKFNILHLQNGVYRTIGRMLSTIIVQGGEAPAFLSPHVVDYIVSGDILQVHLTPDDIGDPELRENLKKVVNATTQHDLEEAVSCCDSWRYQVEGLPLTVTMANKDLFVKNAALYLAVLQRQSCFDQLTDGLSYYGILSLLRENPSLRVLLDLSGEDKDLTASLIAGVLRPSYSVLGSNRRVREELMVVKFREFLQCVENEELRDSLGERTLTKDEEAFVKALRPGHILAFATGSSKVPAIGFQPAPKITFIHDESKHLPIAHTCANELQLFVNETTMADDDAFHYCFLVALMNGALFSTI from the exons ATGTCCAGcgatttagctgaaaacattggAAGAGCCGTTTTGTCGGCCATCCAACGATTCAGCGGTAATGCACCCTCGACCTCACAAACGCCGCAGCACTTG GAATCCAGCAATGCACCTGGACCAAGTAGACCTGCCGTCTCCACTGGGATACCATACTGCTCG GTTCCTCTTCCATCAGTTCCTCAAGCTCATGCTACGCGCTCACATtttgtgagaaaaaacaagacCTGCAAACACTATACAAAAGATGTTGTGTGCTTGCCCTTGTCTTCAACATCAACGTTTCTCATACCGAGAGGAGATTCACGAGCAAAACTAGCACAAGATGGCCTTATTGGGAAGATCTCCTTTACATCTGACTGGTCTGAAGCACAACTTAGAGAAGAAATAGCAGCAATCTTCAGAAGAACATTTGCACTGTCAACTGGCCAGACATTCCCTTTTGAGTATTTGAGTACAATTAGAGGATGTAAACGACTAATGAAACCAAATGTTTCTAGCAGTTTTCTTTGGGGTGGCCAAGAAGTTGGCTCGATTTGTTCCACCACCTGCCTCTATATAATGGCAGGGATACAAAAACCTGCACAG GAGGAACCAGAAGAGCTGTCTGATAGTGACTTTGAAAGTCCAGTCTGCCGGAGAAGACGAG TGCATCATGCGTTGTCTACAACACCAGGTGAAAGTGAGGCCAAGCATCAGGAAACAGAGAGCTGCATTCAAGAGAGTGAAAATGAGGGACAGGCAGAGGGACAGCAGATGTTTCCATATAATGTGGCAGAATTTGT CCCTATTTTTCTGGAGGAAGATGAAGCTCTTGAAGAGGCAATTCAGCGTAGCCTCCTAGAAGAGTCTGATAGACAGAGTGAAGTTCATATTTCAAG GTCTTTTAAGAAGCTCAGCAAAGAAGAAATTGAAGGTCTTCTTAGAGCTCATAGTGAGAAAGTCATTACACCAGGAACAAGACAACTCCATATCAGTCGAGCCAATGTGTGGTCGACTGCTTTGCGTCAGTTCAAGAGACCCAAGTTTGCAGAAAGCTGTGAGATGCTTTATGTCACATTTGCAAGCGATGAACATGATACAGAGGAAGATGCTGCTGACCTTGGGGGGCCAAGGCGGGAGTTTTTCCGTTTACTGGTGAAGGCCATCTTTCAGGACAGTGGTGCTTTTGAAG CTACACCAAATGGATGCACACTGAAATTTAACATCCTACACTTGCAAAATGGAGTATATCGAACCATTGGCAGGATGTTGTCCACGATAATAGTGCAAggtggagaagcacctgccttTCTCTCTCCACATGTAGTAGACTACATTGTGTCAGGAGACATTCTTCAAGTACACCTAACACCGGATGATATAGGTGACCCTGAGTTAAGAGAGAATCTGAAAAAG gtTGTAAATGCAACAACTCAACATGATTTGGAGGAAGCAGTCAGCTGCTGCGACTCATGGCGATATCAAGTTGAAGGTCTTCCACTCACAGTCACCATGGCCAATAAAGATCTGTTTGTGAAAAATGCAGCTCTATACCTTGCAGTTCTGCAACGGCAAAGCTGTTTTGATCAACTAACTGATGGCTTGTCCTACTATGGA ATTTTATCACTCCTGAGAGAGAACCCCAGTTTGCGTGTTCTGCTTGACCTATCGGGGGAGGACAAAGATCTGACAGCCAGTTTAATTGCTGGGGTTCTCAGGCCAAGCTATTCTGTCCTTGGGAGCAACAGAAGAGTTAGAGAGGAGCTGATGGTGGTCAAATTTCGGGAATTTCTCCAGTGTGTCGAAA atgAAGAGCTGAGAGACTCACTTGGAGAAAGGACTCTTACCAAGGATGAAGAGGCATTTGTGAAGGCTTTGAGGCCTGGTCACATCTTGGCTTTTGCCACCGGGAGCAGCAAGGTTCCAGCCATAGGTTTTCAACCAGCTCCTAAAATAACATTCATTCACGATGAAAGCAAACATCTCCCGattgcacacacatgtgcaaatgAGCTTCAGCTTTTTGTGAATGAAACAACAATGGCTGATGATGATGCTTTTCATTACTGCTTCTTAGTAGCACTCATGAATGGAGCTTTATTCAGCACCATCTAA
- the LOC113029163 gene encoding uncharacterized protein LOC113029163: protein MSSDLAENIGRAVLSAIQRFSGNAPSTSQTPQHLESSNAPGPSRPAVSTGIPYCSDGYQGRLQISKEELENVLSLKTSFTEAASILSISRPTLYKLLQDYNISESKFNVISDHELDQIVSQIKTEHPNVGEVMLMGHLRSKNIVVQRWRVRKSLRRVDSAGVLSRRRTAVARRVYSVPHPNFIWHIDGNHKLIRWKFVVHGAIDGYSRMLMFLQCSSNNRAETVKALFTAAVGQFGRPLHIRTDHGGENAQIWEDMRASRGESSVLMGSSVHNQRIERFNRDLNNNCSRIYAPIFYELESLGILDLENATDLFCLHYVFLPRINRTLKEFKAGYNNHSVSTEGNRTPIQLFACGTHVSHRHNPELSTAEVSIPSLSNSESRFVPLNDSDLQELYTSIHPFEEDNNNGKTLFQRTQQYIFNKLVNV, encoded by the exons ATGTCCAGcgatttagctgaaaacattggAAGAGCCGTTTTGTCGGCCATCCAACGATTCAGCGGTAATGCACCCTCGACCTCACAAACGCCGCAGCACTTG GAATCCAGCAATGCACCTGGACCAAGTAGACCTGCCGTCTCCACTGGGATACCATACTGCTCG GATGGTTACCAAGGAAGGCTTCAGATTTCCAAAGAGGAATTGGAAAATGTTCTTTCCCTGAAAACATCTTTTACTGAAGCTGCATCTATCCTTTCCATCTCCAGGCCCACTCTGTATAAGTTACTGCAAGACTATAATATCTCAGAGTCAAAATTCAATGTAATCAGTGACCATGAGTTAGATCAGATAGTGTCCCAGATAAAAACTGAACATCCAAATGTTGGAGAAGTGATGCTGATGGGTCATCTGCGTTCCAAAAACATAGTGGTTCAAAGATGGCGCGTAAGAAAGTCACTGCGGAGGGTGGACTCTGCTGGTGTTCTATCCAGGAGAAGAACTGCAGTTGCTCGGCGAGTATATTCTGTGCCTCATCCAAATTTCATATGGCACATAGATGGAAATCACAAACTGATTCGTTGGAAGTTTGTTGTTCATGGTGCAATAGATGGATACAGCAGGATGTTGATGTTTCTTCAGTGCTCCAGCAATAATCGAGCTGAGACTGTGAAAGCCCTCTTTACTGCAGCTGTTGGACAATTTGGCAGACCCCTGCATATCAGGACTGATCACGGAGGAGAGAATGCTCAGATTTGGGAGGACATGCGAGCAAGCAGGGGTGAAAGCTCTGTCTTAATGGGAAGTTCTGTGCACAACCAGAGGATTGAGCGTTTCAACCGAGACTTAAACAACAACTGTAGCCGCATTTATGCACCTATATTTTATGAATTGGAATCACTTGGTATCCTAGACTTAGAAAATGCAACAGACCTATTTTGCCTTCATTATGTGTTTCTACCACGAATCAACCGCACTTTGAAGGAATTCAAAGCTGGATATAACAATCACTCTGTTTCCACTGAAGGTAATAGAACTCCCATCCAGCTTTTTGCCTGCGGAACTCATGTGTCTCATCGTCACAACCCAGAACTTTCTACAGCAGAGGTCTCCATACCCTCCTTGTCAAACTCTGAAAGTAGGTTTGTCCCATTAAATGACAGCGATTTACAAGAGCTATATACAAGCATTCACCCTTTTGAAGAAGACAACAATAATGGTAAAACATTGTTTCAACgaacacagcagtatatttttAACAAACTTGTAAATGTGTGA
- the LOC113029164 gene encoding delta-type opioid receptor, giving the protein MESTPIEIYKEDTKCLSSLLEDCPANSTAWVSGYSDSRNVTHDDDSWEQESMSPIIPIITAVYSVVFVVGLLGNCLVMYVIIRYTKMKTATNIYIFNLALADALVTTTMPFQSTDYLLNTWPFGEVVCKVFISIDYYNMFTSIFTLTMMSVDRYVAVCHPVKALDFRTPLKAKMINVCIWILSSAAGIPAFVLGGTQTNSDITECALQFPDPYAKWDTLMKILVFVFAFVVPVLIITVCYSLMVLRLKSVRMLSGSREKDRNLRRITRLVVVVVAVFVVCWTPIHIFILVKALVTVPETTAIMAAYFFCVALGYTNSSLNPVLYAFLDENFKRCFKDFCLSARLKGEKVSGSKKAPSTVREAAVPLENPDGTGKPT; this is encoded by the exons ATGGAAAGCACTCCGATTGAAATTTACAAAGAAGACACCAAGTGCCTCTCCTCGCTGCTGGAAGACTGTCCGGCGAATTCAACTGCTTGGGTATCCGGATACTCTGACAGCCGCAATGTGACCCACGATGATGATAGCTGGGAGCAGGAGAGCATGTCTCCCATCATCCCCATCATCACCGCAGTGTACTCCGTGGTGTTTGTGGTCGGCTTGTTGGGCAACTGCCTCGttatgtatgtgattattag GTACACGAAGATGAAGACGGCCaccaatatttatattttcaacCTGGCACTCGCCGACGCCCTCGTCACCACCACGATGCCATTCCAGAGCACTGACTACCTTCTGAATACGTGGCCCTTCGGCGAGGTGGTATGCAAGGTCTTCATCTCCATCGACTACTACAACATGTTCACAAGTATCTTCACCCTCACCATGATGAGTGTGGACCGCTACGTGGCCGTGTGCCACCCCGTGAAAGCCCTGGATTTCCGCACTCCCCTCAAGGCCAAGATGATAAACGTGTGCATCTGGATCTTGTCCTCGGCTGCAGGGATACCGGCTTTTGTGCTGGGCGGTACTCAGACGAATAGCG ACATAACAGAGTGCGCGCTGCAGTTCCCCGATCCCTACGCAAAGTGGGACACACTGATGAAGATTTTAGTGTTTGTCTTTGCCTTCGTCGTGCCTGTGCTCATTATCACCGTGTGCTACTCCCTCATGGTCCTGAGGCTGAAGAGCGTCCGAATGTTGTCCGGCTCGAGGGAGAAGGATCGCAACTTGCGCCGGATCACGCGGTTGGTGGTGGTCGTGGTGGCCGTGTTTGTGGTCTGCTGGACGCCCATTCACATCTTCATCCTGGTCAAAGCTCTCGTCACCGTGCCGGAAACCACCGCCATCATGGCCGCCTACTTCTTCTGCGTGGCTCTGGGTTACACCAACAGCAGCCTCAATCCTGTCCTCTACGCCTTTCTGGATGAGAACTTCAAACGCTGCTTCAAAGACTTCTGCCTGTCAGCCAGACTGAAGGGGGAGAAGGTGTCAGGGAGCAAAAAGGCCCCCAGCACTGTGCGAGAGGCCGCTGTTCCCCTGGAGAACCCAGATGGGACTGGTAAGCCGACATGA